A genomic region of Novipirellula artificiosorum contains the following coding sequences:
- a CDS encoding fasciclin domain-containing protein produces MRKTVLGLVAAALTMTIGFQSAHAGCGTCDKTIVENAVGTEDFSTLVAAVKAAGLVDTLSGKGPFTVFAPTNEAFAKLPKETLADLLKPENKDKLVSILTYHVVPGTVMAKDVVKLTEAKTVQGSDVKIKVTDGTVMVNKAKVVKTDIKCSNGVIHVIDTVILPKK; encoded by the coding sequence ATGAGAAAAACAGTATTAGGGCTTGTTGCCGCAGCGTTAACCATGACGATCGGATTTCAATCTGCACATGCAGGCTGCGGGACTTGCGACAAGACGATTGTTGAGAATGCGGTAGGCACCGAGGATTTCTCAACTTTGGTCGCTGCCGTCAAAGCAGCTGGATTGGTGGACACGCTTTCTGGAAAGGGTCCTTTCACCGTCTTCGCGCCGACGAATGAGGCTTTCGCCAAGCTTCCCAAGGAAACGCTTGCAGACCTTCTGAAACCCGAGAATAAGGATAAGCTCGTCAGCATCCTGACTTACCACGTCGTTCCTGGTACTGTCATGGCGAAAGATGTCGTCAAGCTGACGGAGGCTAAGACGGTTCAAGGTTCGGACGTCAAGATTAAGGTCACAGACGGCACGGTCATGGTCAACAAGGCAAAGGTCGTGAAGACGGACATCAAGTGCTCGAACGGCGTCATCCACGTCATCGATACGGTGATCTTGCCGAAGAAGTAG
- a CDS encoding DMT family transporter, whose protein sequence is MSKYIETDRRANLVGSFWMVAAMAAFAVEDVFVKAASKTLPVGQILILFGLGGAFVFACVAIWNQQCLFTSDVVSRPMRLRVLFEILGRLFYVLAIALTPLSVATVILQATPIVVVAGAALVFGETVGWRRWIAILVGLAGVMMIVRPGMDRFSLLSVLAVLGMLGFAGRDLTSRAAPLTLSASVLGLYGFLAVVAAGALYSIWDATPFAWPTVQTTLLLLGAVTFGVVAYFGLMKAMRSGEVSAVTPFRYSRMLFGIAFGMILFDEQLSVSMLTGCGLIVVSGLFLLWRNPRNVRSVGQSIAME, encoded by the coding sequence GTGTCGAAATACATTGAAACGGATCGTCGGGCTAACTTGGTTGGCAGTTTCTGGATGGTTGCGGCAATGGCAGCGTTTGCTGTCGAAGATGTATTTGTCAAAGCAGCCTCCAAAACACTTCCTGTCGGTCAGATTCTGATTCTTTTCGGCTTGGGTGGAGCTTTTGTATTCGCGTGTGTAGCCATTTGGAACCAGCAGTGTCTGTTCACATCAGACGTCGTTTCCCGCCCGATGCGGCTTCGCGTGTTATTCGAGATTCTGGGCCGGCTTTTCTATGTACTTGCGATCGCGCTAACCCCATTGTCCGTTGCAACGGTGATTCTTCAAGCGACACCGATTGTCGTCGTTGCGGGCGCAGCCTTGGTCTTTGGCGAAACCGTAGGTTGGCGAAGATGGATCGCAATTCTTGTTGGCTTGGCAGGGGTGATGATGATCGTTCGCCCTGGGATGGATCGTTTCTCCTTGCTCTCTGTTTTGGCCGTGCTCGGCATGCTCGGCTTTGCCGGTCGTGATCTCACCAGCCGCGCAGCTCCATTGACGCTAAGCGCGTCGGTCCTAGGGCTCTACGGGTTTCTGGCCGTTGTCGCTGCCGGTGCTCTCTATTCAATCTGGGACGCGACGCCGTTTGCGTGGCCGACTGTCCAGACCACACTCTTGCTTTTAGGGGCGGTGACATTCGGGGTTGTCGCCTACTTTGGTTTGATGAAAGCGATGCGCAGCGGGGAGGTTTCAGCTGTGACTCCATTCCGATATTCGCGGATGCTCTTTGGTATTGCCTTTGGAATGATCCTGTTTGATGAGCAATTAAGTGTTTCGATGTTGACTGGGTGCGGACTGATTGTGGTGTCAGGTCTGTTTCTTCTTTGGAGAAATCCGCGCAACGTCCGATCGGTTGGGCAATCCATTGCGATGGAGTGA
- a CDS encoding glycoside hydrolase family 99-like domain-containing protein produces the protein MRLTSFQYAWVVTFLVNLGSVFTAFAEQATTVKEWSFNTAGDKENWIGASFLNEVVSQNGVLRATITGRDPFISIADLDIPARPWNLFQARIRILQDEPLTQTDGELFYANSNEGPYGGFSQAKTSHWTAAEANTWQTINIYPFWSREGRITKLRLDFPALTENQFNKAIVEVDWIKIIDLKLENQPDIKPAWTIHPNATDSWESPLFSLGTEQIGNWLTIDMSADTPCSGEFSWMNERGVFHSTLVELGNGLLNVDLSSSKDWMGQVHQFKLRRLQDAESPAHVSFRSLAVNSHPQGPATVKLMFSGIEDAIVRAGYETAFFLDLANNGGEETSVLTLNRVELPAGVSLLHPENPITIEPFKVGERRRILFPITVTEPSEGKISLNLTASQQSAMQPVAVEIPISILPSLNLPKADYVPPPKPIKSEYEIGALYFPGWYHGHSWSRVWNRCPDRRPLLGWYNESSPEVIDWQIKWSVENGIQYYMVDWYWNKGNRHLEHWIKGFQQAKYKSYLKWAMMWANHNGPGSHSMEDQAEVTRYWIDNYFNTPEYYCIDGKPVVMIWSPEGMDKDMIEIEKKNGKELNKGEGVKKLLDLSQQMSKEAGFKGIYFVAMKWPEASTDATDIQWLADAGFEMTSIYHFMDDGGKAANRRKFSFDLVVDASKPYWDKRNDTGILPFLPNLSTGWDDRPWNNHCWIDDRTPEKFAAVCQQFKQFSSETGIKRAVLAPVNEWGEGSYAEPCREFGFGMYEAIRDTLCEKPESGWPLNFGPKDVGLGPYEYTQDAKY, from the coding sequence ATGCGATTAACTTCCTTTCAATATGCATGGGTAGTCACTTTTCTGGTCAACCTAGGATCCGTCTTCACTGCATTCGCTGAGCAGGCGACAACGGTTAAAGAGTGGTCGTTCAATACCGCAGGTGACAAAGAGAATTGGATCGGAGCGAGTTTCTTGAACGAGGTGGTTTCTCAAAATGGAGTTCTTCGCGCGACCATCACCGGACGTGATCCGTTTATTTCGATTGCTGACTTGGACATACCGGCACGTCCTTGGAACCTGTTTCAAGCGAGAATCCGCATCCTCCAAGACGAACCGCTGACACAGACAGACGGCGAACTGTTTTATGCCAACTCCAATGAAGGCCCGTACGGCGGATTTTCGCAAGCCAAGACAAGTCATTGGACTGCGGCGGAGGCCAATACTTGGCAGACGATCAACATCTATCCGTTTTGGAGCCGTGAGGGCCGAATCACGAAACTGCGGCTTGATTTCCCAGCTCTGACCGAGAACCAGTTCAACAAAGCCATCGTCGAAGTTGACTGGATAAAAATCATCGACTTGAAGCTGGAAAATCAGCCGGATATCAAACCCGCTTGGACGATCCACCCGAACGCGACCGATTCATGGGAATCACCCCTGTTTTCTCTTGGTACCGAGCAAATTGGAAATTGGCTGACAATCGACATGTCGGCGGACACACCCTGCTCCGGCGAGTTCTCTTGGATGAACGAGCGTGGGGTCTTTCACTCGACCCTGGTGGAACTCGGCAACGGTTTGCTTAACGTTGATTTGTCAAGCAGTAAAGACTGGATGGGACAAGTCCATCAATTTAAGTTGCGACGACTGCAGGATGCAGAATCGCCAGCCCACGTTTCATTTCGGTCACTCGCGGTGAACTCGCATCCACAGGGACCAGCGACTGTCAAATTGATGTTCAGCGGGATTGAAGACGCCATCGTCCGAGCCGGATACGAAACCGCATTCTTCCTGGATTTGGCTAACAACGGTGGCGAGGAAACGAGCGTGTTAACACTCAATCGCGTCGAACTGCCTGCGGGCGTGTCGTTGCTCCATCCAGAAAATCCAATAACGATTGAACCCTTCAAGGTGGGCGAGCGCCGTCGGATACTGTTTCCCATTACGGTTACCGAGCCCTCAGAAGGCAAGATTTCCTTGAACCTTACCGCCTCGCAGCAAAGTGCGATGCAGCCCGTTGCGGTGGAGATTCCTATTTCCATCTTACCTTCTTTGAATCTACCCAAAGCAGACTATGTGCCGCCACCCAAGCCTATCAAATCGGAATACGAAATCGGTGCGTTGTATTTCCCGGGTTGGTATCACGGGCATTCCTGGTCCCGAGTCTGGAACCGCTGTCCTGATCGGCGTCCACTACTGGGATGGTACAATGAGTCCAGCCCAGAAGTGATCGATTGGCAAATCAAGTGGTCGGTCGAAAACGGGATTCAGTACTACATGGTCGATTGGTATTGGAACAAGGGCAACCGACATCTGGAACATTGGATCAAGGGTTTTCAACAAGCGAAGTACAAGTCGTACTTGAAGTGGGCAATGATGTGGGCCAATCACAACGGGCCCGGCTCTCATTCGATGGAGGATCAGGCAGAGGTCACGAGGTACTGGATCGACAACTATTTCAACACACCTGAATACTACTGCATCGACGGCAAGCCCGTCGTGATGATCTGGTCCCCCGAGGGAATGGACAAGGATATGATTGAGATTGAAAAGAAAAACGGGAAGGAACTCAACAAGGGCGAAGGCGTCAAGAAGCTGCTGGACCTATCACAGCAGATGTCAAAGGAAGCCGGATTCAAGGGGATCTATTTCGTAGCGATGAAATGGCCTGAGGCATCGACGGACGCCACCGATATTCAGTGGCTAGCCGATGCGGGGTTTGAAATGACGTCAATCTATCATTTCATGGACGACGGTGGTAAAGCCGCTAACCGTCGCAAGTTCAGTTTCGATCTGGTGGTGGATGCATCCAAACCGTATTGGGACAAGCGGAACGACACTGGGATCTTGCCGTTTTTGCCAAACCTTTCTACTGGCTGGGACGACCGGCCCTGGAACAACCACTGTTGGATCGACGACCGTACACCCGAAAAGTTCGCCGCAGTTTGTCAACAGTTCAAACAATTCTCCAGCGAGACGGGTATCAAACGCGCCGTTTTAGCACCGGTCAATGAATGGGGTGAAGGTTCGTATGCCGAGCCATGTCGCGAATTTGGATTCGGAATGTACGAAGCGATTCGCGACACGCTATGTGAAAAACCCGAATCCGGCTGGCCACTCAACTTCGGTCCCAAAGACGTTGGATTGGGACCGTACGAATACACCCAGGACGCGAAGTACTGA